A single Cannabis sativa cultivar Pink pepper isolate KNU-18-1 chromosome 7, ASM2916894v1, whole genome shotgun sequence DNA region contains:
- the LOC133039945 gene encoding disease resistance protein TAO1-like, with the protein MLLEGLQPPSSLKELFVSCFMGVRFGGWLSSLDKLVKLVLSDCKKCKYLPKLDQLHSLQELKISEVKAEYMCSSGEDDDFDTNLFFPSLVTLEIRFCSNLKWWWWKKKVDGNEFIIRSFPRLSNLQIVNCPNLTSMPLFPSIERVELMLEVSLKALEDTFQMIRRRNIHGIAAHNTQPNISLLKSIRISSILNLTSLLEGIGNLPSLESILIKDCSDLTSLLEGIDNLPSLESILIKNCSNLTSLLQGVDNLPSLQFVNLSNCPNLTLIPDRFSKVNKFVIEVSPL; encoded by the coding sequence ATGTTACTAGAAGGTTTGCAGCCACCTTCCAGCCTAAAAGAGTTGTTTGTCTCATGTTTCATGGGTGTGAGATTTGGAGGTTGGCTTTCTTCATTGGATAAACTTGTTAAGTTGGTGTTGTCAGATTGTAAGAAGTGCAAATATCTCCCAAAACTAGATCAATTACATTCTCTCCAGGAACTTAAGATTTCAGAAGTCAAAGCAGAGTACATGTGCTCCTCTGGTGAAGATGATGATTTTGACACCAACTTGTTCTTTCCATCTCTAGTGACTCTTGAAATAAGATTTTGTTCAAATCTCAAATGGTGGTGGTGGAAAAAGAAAGTGGATGGTAATGAGTTTATTATTAGATCATTTCCTCGTCTTTCCAATCTACAAATAGTTAACTGTCCTAACCTCACTTCAATGCCCTTGTTTCCATCTATTGAAAGAGTTGAACTCATGTTGGAAGTTAGCTTAAAGGCATTAGAAGATACGTTTCAAATGATAAGGAGAAGGAACATTCATGGTATTGCAGCACACAACACTCAACCAAACATTTCATTGCTCAAGTCCATCAGGATTAGTAGCATTCTCAATTTGACATCACTACTTGAAGGGATTGGTAACCTTCCTTCCCTTGAGTCTATCCTTATAAAAGACTGCTCCGATTTGACATCACTACTCGAAGGGATTGATAACCTTCCTTCCCTTGAGTCTATCCTTATAAAAAACTGCTCCAATTTGACATCACTACTGCAAGGGGTTGATAACCTTCCTTCCCTTCAGTTTGTCAACCTCTCCAACTGCCCCAATTTGACATTGATTCCAGACAGGTTCAGCAAAGTGAACAAATTTGTTATTGAAGTTTCTCCATTATAG